The following proteins come from a genomic window of Acinonyx jubatus isolate Ajub_Pintada_27869175 chromosome C1, VMU_Ajub_asm_v1.0, whole genome shotgun sequence:
- the TXNIP gene encoding thioredoxin-interacting protein encodes MVMFKKIKSFEVVFNDPEKVYGSGEKVAGRVVVEVCEVTRVKAVRILACGVAKVLWMQGSQQCKQTSEYLRYEDTLLLENEPTGENEMVIMRPGNKYEYKFGFELPQGPLGTSFKGKYGCVDYWVKAFLDRPSQPTQETKKIFEVMDLVDVNTPDLMAPVSAKKEKKVSCMFIPDGRVSVSARIDRKGFCEGDEISIHADFENTCSRIVVPKAAIVARHTYLANGQTKVLTQKLSSVRGNHIISGTCASWRGKSLRVQKIRPSILGCNILRVEYSLLIYVSVPGSKKVILDLPLVIGSRSGLSSRTSSMASRTSSEMSWVDLNIPDTPEAPPCYMDIIPEDHRLESPTTPLLDDTDSPQDSPIFMYAPEFQFMPPPTYTEVDPCILNNNVQ; translated from the exons ATGGTGATGTTCAAGAAGATCAAATCTTTTGAGGTGGTCTTTAACGACCCTGAAAAGGTGTACGGCAGTGGGGAGAAGGTGGCTGGCCGGGTGGTAGTGGAGGTTTGTGAAGTCACTCGAGTCAAAGCTGTCAGGATCCTGGCTTGCGGAGTGGCGAAGGTCCTGTGGATGCAGGGATCCCAGCAGTGCAAACAGACCTCCGAGTACTTGCGCTACGAAGACACGCTTCTCTTGGAAAACGAGCCCACAG gtGAGAATGAGATGGTGATCATGAGACCTGGAAACAAATACGAGTACAAGTTCGGCTTTGAGCTTCCTCAGGG GCCTTTGGGAACATCCTTCAAAGGAAAGTATGGGTGTGTAGACTACTGGGTGAAGGCTTTTCTTGATCGTCCCAGCCAGCCCACTCAAGAGACCAAGAAAATTTTCGAAGTGATGGATTTAGTGGATGTCAATACTCCTGATTTAATG gcCCCTGTGTCTgctaaaaaggagaagaaagtttCCTGCATGTTCATTCCTGATGGGCGAGTGTCTGTCTCTGCCCGAATTGACAGAAAAGGATTCTGTGAAG gtGATGAGATTTCTATCCATGCTGACTTTGAGAATACATGTTCCCGCATCGTGGTCCCCAAAGCTGCCATAGTAGCCCGCCACACTTACCTTGCCAATGGCCAAACCAAAGTGTTGACGCAGAAGCTGTCATCGGTCAGAGGCAATCATATCATCTCAGGAACCTGTGCATCGTGGCGTGGCAAGAGCCTTCGGGTGCAGAAGATTAGGCCTTCTATCCTGGGCTGCAACATCCTTCGAGTTGAATACTCCTTACTG ATCTATGTCAGCGTCCCCGGCTCCAAGAAAGTCATCCTTGATCTGCCCCTCGTAATTGGTAGCCGGTCAGGTCTGAGCAGCCGGACATCCAGCATGGCCAGCCGAACCAGCTCTGAGATGAGTTGGGTAGATCTAAACATCCCCGATACCCCAGAAG ctcctccTTGCTATATGGATATCATTCCTGAAGATCACCGATTGGAGAGCCCCACCACTCCTCTGCTAGATGACACAGACAGTCCTCAAGACAGCCCTATTTTTATGTACGCTCCTGAATTCCAGTTCATGCCACCACCTACCTACACAGAG gtggatCCCTGCATTCTCAACAACAATGTGCAGTGA